The nucleotide window ATCCGTTTGTTCATCAAGTGCATCTCCAACCACTAATTTTCCAGCTTCTTCTGTAAACATCTTTTTAAACATATCGTATATATCATTGTGGATATAGATACGCTGTACAGACACACATACTTGGCCATTGTTCACATAAGAGCCCCACACAATGCGCTGTACCATTTCTTTTGTGATGTTTGTATTATCAACAATAACTGCCGAATTGGCTCCGAGTTCCAAGGTCACGCGCTTTAAGCCTGCTTTTTGTTTTAAATCAATGCCGACTTCAGGACTGCCAGTGAAGGTTATACCTGCGACATCCCGATGCTTGACCAATTCCTCTCCCACTACAGAGCCTTTTCCTGTAATGACGTTAAAGGCTCCTTTTGGCAGTTCAGTCGTGTCAAGCATTTCCGCAAGCAACAAAGCGGACAGCGGTGTTTGACTGGCAGGCTTTAATACAATTGTATTGCCAGCAGCAATAGCAGGGCCCACTTTATGTGCGACCAGGTTAGCCGGAAAATTAAACGGCGTAATTGCTGCCACTACACCAATTGGTTGACGTGTTGTATAAGCCACTCTTCCTTCTCCGCCCATCGCTGCATCAAGTGGAATGGTCTCACCATGAATGCGCTTCGCTTCTTCTTGTGCAAATTGATACGTAGCAATCGTTCGATCGACTTCTCCTCGCGCAGCTTGAAGCGGCTTACCCGCTTCAAGCGCAATGGTCCTTGCTAATTCTTCATGACGCTCCTTTAATTGTGCAATCAATTCTCCAAGAATAGTAGCTCGTTTATGAGCTGGTAGCTCTTTCATCGCTCCTGTTGCACGTTTGGCTGCTTGAATTGCCACTTCTACATCCGTTTTGGTTGCCTGTGGTATCTCAGCAATTACTTCTCCTGTGTAAGGTGCACGCAAAGACGCATATTCCGTCCCTTCACGCCACTCACCGTTTATGTACCATTTTTTAATCATCACGTCACCCCCAATTAAACTCCTACCTTTTGATATTCTTTGTTAAAAGTGGAACTCCTTTTTGATAGCTGAATTGTACAAACGTTGTTACTGTAACAATATAACATGGATAAGAAAACCAGTTCCAATGAACTGGTTTTCTTATCTTCTTTGAATACTTTGCGGAAATCGAAATACTTGCAACGGATCATATTTCTCGTTTACTTTACGCAGCATCTTCACATTGCCACCAAAATATGATTTTTCATAGTTCTGCAAAGGGCTAATCGGAAAGTTAATATAAGAACCAGTTGTAATATTTTCTTTGCCTCACCCTCTGTTCCGGAAAAGAAACCTCTTCCAAAAATACCTATACCCTCTTCGGCTGAATGATATAAACTGGCACTGATAGTCATTCTAGGATCCAAATTTGGAAGCCAACGTTGCCCAGTTTCCAAGAAACGTTCCATTATGGTATGAAAAATATAGTTATATGGATTGTACTTGTCTTCATCAGCTGAAATTAAAGTAATTTCTCTTAAGAATCCGTTCCTTATACATAAGCTCCTTATACGTTAATTGCTTATTTAATTCGTTTGTATCAATTAAAAACAATTGATCTTCTATCGCTCGTGTCGTTTCTTCTGTCTGATACTCCATTCCACAGGCTGTGCAGCGCACGCACGGCGTTTCTGTAATACAAATCACTTTCCTGCCATCCGGTAATTCCCAATACACTGTATTGGTTGCATGTGTAGCATGTGAAACTTCACACCATTCGCAAATCATTCTGCTTCACCGGCACGAACAAATGCTTTAGATAACTGCGCCTGATACTTTTTCTCTTTTAATTCGTCGCGCTTATCACGCTTATCCTTGAGCGAAGCATGCTCCGGATTTCCTTTATAACTTTGACGAAGATGCATGCGCTGTAAACCTTCCGGTGTTAGCACTGTTTTTGACTCATTCAAGAGACCAGCAATTCCGGCATTTGAGCGTTTTTCTTCCATGTCTGGATAAACTTCCTTAAAGTATGCTTCTGCTCTGCCTGGCACATAGTTTTGGGGCTCAGGATACGTTGTGATTACCCCTTCAAAATTGCGCAATACGATTTTATCCGCGCTTTGTGACACAACATAGTTCGGTTGCAGAGCAATCTTACCGCCACCGCCCGGTGCGTCGACAACAAAGGTAGGTACCGCATAACCCGATGTATGACCTCGCAATCCTTCTATAATTTCAAGACCTTTTGAAACCGGTGCACGGAAATGACTAATACCTTCTGACAAATCACACTGATAAATATAATAAGGACGAACACGAATTTTCACAAGATCATGCATCAGCTTTTTCATAATAGGAACACTGTCATTAATTCCTGCTAAAATGACAGCTTGATTGCCCAGCGGTACCCCGGCATTCGCAAGCATCTCACAAGCTCGTTTTGATTCCTCTGTAATTTCAATGGAGGTATTGAAATGTGTATTCAGCCAGATCGGATGGTATTTCTTTAAAATATTACATAGATTTTCAGTAATACGCTGCGGAAATACAACAGGCGCTCTCGTACCAATTCGGATAATCTCTACATGCGGAATATCACGCAAATGCTTTAAGATATATTCCAAAATATTGTCGTTAATAAGTAAACCATCACCACCAGAAATTAATACATCGCGGATTTGCGGCGTTTCTCGAATATATGTGACAGCAGCATCTAGCTGCTTCTTTGGCACGCCCATCCCTATTTGCCCTGAAAAGCGACGTCTTGTACAGTATCTACAATACATCGAACATTGGTTTGTTACTAAAAATAAAACACGATCCGGATAGCGATGTGTAAGTCCCGGCACGGGGGAATCTTCGTCCTCATGAAGAGGATCTTCTGCATCGTAACGTGTTTTATAAAGTTCAGCAGAAATAGGTACACTTTGCATACGAATGGGGCAACGCGGATCATCAGGATTCATTAAAGACGCGTAATATGGTGTAATGTTGAGCGGAATCGTTTTTGTAGAAATACGCACACCTTCTTCTTCTTCTGGTGTAAGATTCACAACCTTCTTTAAATCCTCCAGCGTTTTAATCGTGTTGGTCAGCTGCCAAATCCAATCATTCCATTGCTCTTGTGTAACATCTTTCCAAAGCTCAACTTCTTTCCAATGTCTACTTGATGTGTATACACTATGTACCATTCTCCCATCCCCCTCTGGCTCTTTTTCTTTTTACAAGCAAATTTCATACCAAAACTACAAACGGGACGGAAAAATAGATTTTTTCTTTATTTACACAAAAAATACACTGTTCTCATAGAAATAACAAATAAACTCACATGTATAGAGCAACTTTGCAGTAACTCTAATATCGCGACATAAAAAAATACGCCGAAAATCCGGCGCCTATACCTTAGTTTGTTTTTGCAATTTATATTGTAGTGTTTGACGCGGTAAATCCAGTAAAATAGCTGCTCGTTGAATATTTCCGCCTGTTTGCCGAAGCGCCTCTTGAATGAGTGCAGTCTCTGTTTCCTGCAATACTTCACGAAGCGGCCGTATTTTGGTTTCACCGCTTTTTTTCATTTGCTGCAATTGCAATGGTAAGTGTATAACAGAAAGCTTCACGCCATCTGCCATAATCATCGCATGTTCGATCGTATGCTTCAGTTCTCTCACATTTCCAGGCCAATGATATTGATGGAATAGCTGTAGTACACTATGATCAACGTTTTGAACGTTTTTTTGAAAGCGATGATTAAACATTTCAATAAAATGGGACGTCAGCAGTTCAATGTCAAAGCTACGCTCCCTAAGAGGTGGAATCAACAAGGAGAACACATTTAAACGATAATATAAATCAGGTCGTATCGTTCCTTTTTGTACGCAGTCGAGTGGAGATTCGTTAATAGCCGCAATAATCCTTACGTTAACACGGCAGGTTTTTTGATTACCGATTCGCCTTACAATCCCATCCTCCAATACGCGAAGCAACTTCGCTTGCAATTCAAGTGGCATTGAATTCATCTCATCTAGAAACAATGTACCCCCGTCCGCCAATTCAAATAAGCCAGGTCTATCTACAGCACCTGTATAACTCCCTTTTGTTGTCCCAAACAAAAGACTCTCCAAAAGCGACTCTGGGAGTGCGGCGCAGTTTTGTGCAATAAAGGCATGTTGATTGCGGGGGGACAGGGCATGAATAGCTTGCACAAATAACTCTTTCCCTGTACCTGTTTCACCCACCACAAGTACTGATGAGTCTGCATAAGCCACTTTTTCCAGCTGCTTTTTTACTTGTAGCAAAGCGGGGTCATTCGTTAAAATATCAGCCGTCGTATACAGTTGATTTTTTGCGTCCCTTTTTCGCGAAGGAGGATTTACACGTGCTTGCAAATCCAACACCTTTTCACCTAACTTCTT belongs to Ectobacillus sp. JY-23 and includes:
- the ablA gene encoding lysine 2,3-aminomutase, encoding MVHSVYTSSRHWKEVELWKDVTQEQWNDWIWQLTNTIKTLEDLKKVVNLTPEEEEGVRISTKTIPLNITPYYASLMNPDDPRCPIRMQSVPISAELYKTRYDAEDPLHEDEDSPVPGLTHRYPDRVLFLVTNQCSMYCRYCTRRRFSGQIGMGVPKKQLDAAVTYIRETPQIRDVLISGGDGLLINDNILEYILKHLRDIPHVEIIRIGTRAPVVFPQRITENLCNILKKYHPIWLNTHFNTSIEITEESKRACEMLANAGVPLGNQAVILAGINDSVPIMKKLMHDLVKIRVRPYYIYQCDLSEGISHFRAPVSKGLEIIEGLRGHTSGYAVPTFVVDAPGGGGKIALQPNYVVSQSADKIVLRNFEGVITTYPEPQNYVPGRAEAYFKEVYPDMEEKRSNAGIAGLLNESKTVLTPEGLQRMHLRQSYKGNPEHASLKDKRDKRDELKEKKYQAQLSKAFVRAGEAE
- a CDS encoding aldehyde dehydrogenase family protein; translated protein: MIKKWYINGEWREGTEYASLRAPYTGEVIAEIPQATKTDVEVAIQAAKRATGAMKELPAHKRATILGELIAQLKERHEELARTIALEAGKPLQAARGEVDRTIATYQFAQEEAKRIHGETIPLDAAMGGEGRVAYTTRQPIGVVAAITPFNFPANLVAHKVGPAIAAGNTIVLKPASQTPLSALLLAEMLDTTELPKGAFNVITGKGSVVGEELVKHRDVAGITFTGSPEVGIDLKQKAGLKRVTLELGANSAVIVDNTNITKEMVQRIVWGSYVNNGQVCVSVQRIYIHNDIYDMFKKMFTEEAGKLVVGDALDEQTDISALISTSDVKRIDRWVQTAVSGGANIVLGGNMHNERIYEPTILENVNAEMEVSCQEIFGPVVVFHRFDNFKDAISHVNTSKYGLQAGVFTNNLTHAMEAAKHLEVGGVMINDVPTFRLDHMPYGGIKESGFGREGIKYAIEEMTELKLITFKW
- a CDS encoding sigma-54-dependent Fis family transcriptional regulator, which translates into the protein MIRGILNAIDEAIHAVDKNGITIFYNEVAARHDGLTPREVLGKHVLEAFPSLTKETSTLLQVLQTKQAIVQQAQRYQNINGQFIDTINTTIPIMLQGQLVGAVEIAKDYSTIKKLGEKVLDLQARVNPPSRKRDAKNQLYTTADILTNDPALLQVKKQLEKVAYADSSVLVVGETGTGKELFVQAIHALSPRNQHAFIAQNCAALPESLLESLLFGTTKGSYTGAVDRPGLFELADGGTLFLDEMNSMPLELQAKLLRVLEDGIVRRIGNQKTCRVNVRIIAAINESPLDCVQKGTIRPDLYYRLNVFSLLIPPLRERSFDIELLTSHFIEMFNHRFQKNVQNVDHSVLQLFHQYHWPGNVRELKHTIEHAMIMADGVKLSVIHLPLQLQQMKKSGETKIRPLREVLQETETALIQEALRQTGGNIQRAAILLDLPRQTLQYKLQKQTKV
- a CDS encoding YokU family protein, with the protein product MICEWCEVSHATHATNTVYWELPDGRKVICITETPCVRCTACGMEYQTEETTRAIEDQLFLIDTNELNKQLTYKELMYKERILKRNYFNFS
- a CDS encoding BBE domain-containing protein: MQNYEKSYFGGNVKMLRKVNEKYDPLQVFRFPQSIQRR